In Schizosaccharomyces osmophilus chromosome 1, complete sequence, the genomic window ACTACGGAATGGGGAGCTCTTTCTGGTTTGTTTCCTACTGACGACAAGGTTTTTGAATGGTATGAAAAACGTCTTGCATTTTTAGGCCCCAATCATCCAAGAGTCAACCGCAAAGCTCTTGATGACATGAAAGCCAACCCTATCATCCCTGATGAGAACTCTCATTATTCCAAATTCCTCACTCTGGATCTTAATACTCTTTCTCCCGTTGTTTCAGGACCCAATTCTGTAAAAATTTACAACTCAGCTGCCAAACTTGAAAGGGATGATATCCCAATCAAGAAGGCTTATTTGGTTTCCTGCACAAATGGCCGACTTTCTGATATCCATGATGCTGCTGAAGTAGTTCGCGGCAAGAAGATTGCCGATGGCGTCGAATTTTATGTAGGTGCTGCATCAAGTGAAGTGGAAGAGGCAGCCAGAAATAATGGTGATTGGCAAACCCTTATAGATAGTGGCGCTCGTGCTCTTCCTGCTGGTTGCGGTCCTTGTATCGGTTTAGGTACCGGACTATTAAAGGAGGGTGAAGTTGGCATCAGTGCCACAAACCGTAATTTTAAGGGTCGCATGGGAAGCCGTGAAGCCTTGGCTTACTTAGCTTCTCCCGCTGTTGTCGCTGCCTCAGCTATTTCCGGAAAAATTGTTGCTCCTGAAGGTTTCAAAGACTCTGTTGATCAAGTTTCTGCTATTGATGTCACagagaaaatgaatgcTGGCAAGAAGTCGGTGAATGAGACCAGTGTATCTGATTCTGAGACTGCCATTATTGATGGCTTTCCCGCATCCGTATCCGGTGAAATCGTATTTTGTGATGCTGACAATTTAAATACTGATGGTATATACCCTGGTCGTTATACTTATAGAGACGATAtaagtaaagaagaaatggctAAGGTTTGCATGGAAAATTACGATGTtaattttggaaacaaaacaaagcCTAATGATATTTTAGTAAGCGGGTTTAATTTTGGTTGCGGTTCTAGCCGTGAACAAGCTGCTACTGCTATTTTATCTCGAGGAATTCCTCTCGTCGTCGGCGGATCTTTTAGTGACATTTTTAAACGTAACTCCATCAATAATGCCTTATTGGCTGTTGAATTACCGGATCTTATTCAGAAGCTTCGTTCTACTTTTGCAAACAATCCTAAGGAACTTACTCGCCGTACCGGTTGGCATCTTAATTGGGATGTTCGTAAAAGTTTTGTTGAAATCTCTACTTCTGATGGCGAGAAATTGTCCTGGCGAATTGGAGAGCTCGGAAACTCTGTACAAAGTCTTTTTGTTCGTGGAGGCCTTGAAGGTTGGGTCAAACATGAAATTTCTGAGTCTTCATAAGCTCAATTAACGCTCCCTTAATTTAATTGCTTCGTTACTTGAAGTTTTTATATAGATGgtacattttttattttgaaatgttGCTTCTGTTTTTGGATACCAATAtcataaaataattttGTATATAACTCGTTTAATTAATAAAGCACACATGCTATATccttattttcttcaaacatGAGCTTTTAACcaaattttccaaaagaaccgtaaacattcattttcatctttctaAATTATACATGTCAAAAGGGATCTCAGCAAAAAACCATTTGCTAATACACCTCTAGTTCGTTTTTTGTCTCTTTGAATATTCTGCATCTTCCCCAGAGTCATTACCAgagtttttataaaaggGTTTTGGTTGTGTTTGCGTATACATTTTGGT contains:
- the lys2 gene encoding homoaconitate hydratase Lys2 translates to MMRIGQTKTQLKGLSYSFRGFATGNKLPQTITEKIVQRFAQNLPEGKFVRSGDYVTIKPKHCMSHDNSWPVALKFMGIGAEKVFDNRQVVCTLDHDVQNISETNLRKYRNIESFAKGQGIDFYPAGRGIGHQIMVEQGYAMPGSLAVASDSHSNTYGGVGCLGTPIVRTDAAAIWATGQTWWQIPPIARVNLVGQLPKGLSGKDIIVSLCGAFNHDEVLNHAIEFYGEGLKSLDIDSRLTIANMTTEWGALSGLFPTDDKVFEWYEKRLAFLGPNHPRVNRKALDDMKANPIIPDENSHYSKFLTLDLNTLSPVVSGPNSVKIYNSAAKLERDDIPIKKAYLVSCTNGRLSDIHDAAEVVRGKKIADGVEFYVGAASSEVEEAARNNGDWQTLIDSGARALPAGCGPCIGLGTGLLKEGEVGISATNRNFKGRMGSREALAYLASPAVVAASAISGKIVAPEGFKDSVDQVSAIDVTEKMNAGKKSVNETSVSDSETAIIDGFPASVSGEIVFCDADNLNTDGIYPGRYTYRDDISKEEMAKVCMENYDVNFGNKTKPNDILVSGFNFGCGSSREQAATAILSRGIPLVVGGSFSDIFKRNSINNALLAVELPDLIQKLRSTFANNPKELTRRTGWHLNWDVRKSFVEISTSDGEKLSWRIGELGNSVQSLFVRGGLEGWVKHEISESS